In Streptomyces sp. NBC_00414, a single window of DNA contains:
- a CDS encoding amino acid permease: MSRTTEDVAPGSPGADVPPPPALSHGLKQRHLSMIALGGVIGAGLFVGSGAGIAAAGPSIVVAYAVSGLLVMLVMRMLGEMSAAYPSSGSFSAHAERAVGPWAGFTAGWSFWVLLCTAVGLEGIAAAKIMTGWLPGTPEWAWVALFMVAFCAANLAAVRNFGEFEFWFAALKVGAIALFLAIGVLAITGVLPGSDSPGLTNLTGEGGFLPNGGEGLVIGLLASVFAYGGLETVTIAAAESKDPVRGVASAVRTAMWRIALFYIGSMAVIVTLVPWDSKAVVEKGPYVATLDHLGIPGAGALMNVVVLVALLSAMNANVYGASRIAYSLVERGQGPQALGRVSGGVPRVAVLASSVFGFGCVLLSYWRPEDVFPWLLNMIGAVILVVWIFIAVSQLRLRRQLERESPERLAVRMWAFPVLTWVALAGMLAIFVLMAREPDTRVQLYSTGGMTLFLAAVGYARQRARAGS, translated from the coding sequence ATGTCCCGTACCACCGAGGACGTCGCGCCCGGTTCGCCCGGCGCCGACGTCCCGCCCCCGCCCGCTCTCTCGCACGGCCTCAAGCAGCGCCATCTGTCGATGATCGCCCTGGGCGGGGTGATCGGCGCGGGTCTGTTCGTCGGCTCCGGCGCGGGCATCGCCGCCGCGGGCCCGTCGATCGTCGTCGCGTACGCCGTCTCCGGTCTGCTCGTCATGCTGGTGATGCGGATGCTGGGCGAGATGTCGGCCGCGTATCCGTCGTCGGGGTCCTTCTCCGCGCACGCCGAGCGGGCCGTCGGGCCGTGGGCGGGATTCACCGCGGGCTGGTCGTTCTGGGTGCTGCTGTGCACGGCCGTCGGCCTGGAGGGCATCGCCGCCGCGAAGATCATGACGGGCTGGCTGCCCGGCACACCGGAGTGGGCGTGGGTGGCCCTGTTCATGGTCGCCTTCTGTGCCGCGAACCTCGCCGCCGTCAGGAACTTCGGCGAGTTCGAGTTCTGGTTCGCCGCGCTGAAGGTCGGCGCGATCGCCCTGTTCCTGGCCATCGGCGTACTGGCGATCACCGGGGTGCTGCCCGGCTCGGACTCCCCCGGCCTCACCAACCTCACAGGAGAGGGCGGCTTCCTGCCGAACGGCGGCGAGGGGCTCGTCATCGGCCTGCTGGCCTCGGTCTTCGCGTACGGCGGCCTGGAGACGGTGACGATCGCCGCCGCCGAGTCGAAGGACCCGGTCCGGGGCGTCGCGAGCGCCGTACGCACGGCGATGTGGCGCATCGCGCTCTTCTACATCGGCTCGATGGCCGTCATCGTGACGCTCGTCCCCTGGGACTCGAAGGCCGTCGTCGAGAAGGGCCCCTACGTCGCCACCCTCGACCACCTGGGCATCCCGGGCGCCGGGGCGCTCATGAACGTCGTCGTCCTCGTCGCACTGCTGAGCGCGATGAACGCCAACGTGTACGGGGCCTCGCGCATCGCGTACTCGCTGGTGGAGCGGGGCCAGGGGCCGCAGGCCCTCGGCCGGGTCTCCGGCGGGGTGCCGCGCGTCGCCGTGCTCGCCTCCTCGGTGTTCGGCTTCGGCTGCGTGCTGCTCAGCTACTGGCGGCCCGAGGACGTCTTCCCCTGGCTGCTGAACATGATCGGCGCGGTGATCCTGGTCGTCTGGATCTTCATCGCGGTCTCGCAGCTGCGGCTGCGGCGGCAGCTGGAACGGGAGTCCCCGGAGAGGCTCGCCGTGCGGATGTGGGCGTTCCCGGTACTGACGTGGGTGGCGCTCGCGGGCATGCTGGCGATCTTCGTCCTGATGGCACGGGAGCCGGACACCCGGGTGCAGCTGTACTCGACGGGCGGGATGACGCTGTTCCTGGCGGCGGTCGGCTACGCCCGGCAGCGGGCGCGCGCCGGGAGCTGA
- a CDS encoding TauD/TfdA dioxygenase family protein gives MPEIEIRKVTAKIGARISGVDIAKPLDEETVTALRGALDEHKALVFDDVDLDDEGQQAFARHFGDLTTAHPTVPAVAGAPNVLPVDSERGRAANHWHTDVTFVLNPPQASTLRSITIPPYGGETLIASSAAAYRDLPEPLRRLADTLWAEHTNDYDYAVPDEEIDEAHAAQRAQFTSIKFRTAHPVVRVHPLTGERGLFIGGFAQRIVGLSVSESRKVLDLLQAYVVRPENVLRHRWSPNQLVLFDNRITQHYAIDNYDGLPRRLNRVTVAGDVPVGIEGKESYSIAGDASHYTSVA, from the coding sequence ATGCCCGAGATCGAGATCCGCAAGGTCACCGCGAAGATCGGCGCGCGGATATCCGGCGTCGACATCGCGAAGCCGCTCGACGAGGAGACCGTCACCGCCCTGCGCGGCGCCCTCGACGAGCACAAGGCGCTGGTCTTCGACGACGTCGACCTGGACGACGAGGGCCAGCAGGCCTTCGCCCGGCACTTCGGCGACCTCACCACCGCCCATCCGACCGTGCCCGCCGTGGCGGGCGCCCCGAACGTGCTGCCCGTCGACAGCGAGCGCGGCCGGGCCGCCAACCACTGGCACACCGACGTCACGTTCGTCCTCAATCCGCCGCAGGCCAGCACCCTGCGCAGCATCACGATCCCGCCGTACGGGGGCGAGACGCTGATCGCCAGTTCCGCCGCCGCCTACCGCGATCTGCCCGAGCCCCTGCGCCGGCTCGCGGACACCCTGTGGGCCGAGCACACCAACGACTACGACTACGCGGTGCCGGACGAGGAGATCGACGAGGCGCACGCCGCCCAGCGCGCCCAGTTCACGTCCATCAAGTTCCGCACCGCCCACCCCGTGGTCCGGGTCCATCCGCTGACCGGCGAGCGCGGGCTGTTCATCGGCGGCTTCGCCCAGCGGATCGTGGGGCTGTCGGTGAGCGAGTCCCGCAAGGTCCTCGACCTGCTCCAGGCCTATGTCGTACGGCCCGAGAACGTGCTGCGCCACCGCTGGTCGCCCAACCAGCTGGTGCTGTTCGACAACCGGATCACGCAGCACTACGCCATCGACAACTACGACGGCCTGCCGCGCCGCCTGAACCGGGTGACGGTCGCCGGTGACGTGCCGGTCGGCATCGAGGGCAAGGAGAGCTACTCGATCGCGGGCGACGCCTCGCACTACACCTCGGTCGCGTAG
- a CDS encoding LLM class flavin-dependent oxidoreductase → MTRRLHLNAFLMNTGHHEASWRLPESDPYAHVELGHYVRLARTAERGTFDSLFLADGPQLWSNLAQRPAGALEPLTLLTALATATEHIGLIATASTSYNSPYNLARKFASLDIISGGRAGWNIVTTAGAEAARNFGLDAEPAHAERYARAAEFLEVALKLWDSWEDDAIVADKATGVWGDDSKIHPPRHRGKYFGVEGALNVPRSPQGYPLLVQAGSSKDGKAFAARYAEAVFTAQQTLKDAQDFYADLKSLTAAAGRDPGHIKVLPGIVPVIGSTEAEARANEKVLEDHIVYAHGVDRLEGLLRLPSGTLELDGRLPADLPPESSIEGAKSRYTLVVELARRERLTVRQLIGRLGGGRGHLTFAGTPEQVADAIEEWFTLGAADGFNIMPAVLPSGLDAFVDHVVPILRTRGLLRTEYEDTGAEGRPRQTLRERYGLPRPANQYVTPAPCSPALARV, encoded by the coding sequence GTGACACGGCGGCTGCACCTCAACGCCTTCCTCATGAACACCGGCCACCACGAGGCCTCCTGGCGGCTCCCGGAGAGTGATCCGTACGCCCATGTGGAGCTCGGGCACTACGTCCGGCTGGCGCGTACCGCCGAGCGCGGCACCTTCGACTCGCTCTTCCTCGCCGACGGACCGCAGCTGTGGAGCAATCTCGCGCAGCGGCCGGCCGGCGCCCTGGAACCGCTCACGCTGCTCACCGCGCTGGCGACGGCCACCGAGCACATCGGTCTGATCGCCACCGCGTCCACGTCGTACAACTCGCCCTACAACCTGGCCCGCAAGTTCGCCTCGCTGGACATCATCAGCGGGGGCCGGGCGGGCTGGAACATCGTCACCACGGCGGGTGCCGAGGCCGCCCGCAACTTCGGTCTCGACGCGGAGCCCGCGCACGCCGAGCGGTACGCCCGCGCGGCCGAGTTCCTCGAAGTGGCGCTCAAACTCTGGGACAGCTGGGAGGACGACGCGATCGTCGCCGACAAGGCGACCGGTGTCTGGGGCGACGACTCGAAGATCCATCCGCCGCGGCACCGGGGGAAGTACTTCGGCGTCGAGGGCGCCCTCAACGTGCCGCGCTCCCCGCAGGGTTATCCGCTGCTGGTCCAGGCCGGTTCGTCGAAGGACGGCAAGGCGTTCGCGGCCCGTTACGCGGAGGCGGTGTTCACCGCGCAGCAGACCCTGAAGGACGCGCAGGACTTCTACGCCGACCTCAAGTCCCTTACTGCGGCGGCCGGTCGCGACCCCGGCCACATCAAGGTGCTGCCCGGCATCGTCCCGGTGATCGGTTCGACGGAGGCGGAGGCACGCGCGAACGAGAAGGTGCTGGAGGACCACATCGTGTACGCGCACGGCGTGGACCGGCTGGAGGGTCTGCTCCGACTGCCTTCGGGGACCTTGGAGCTGGACGGCCGGCTGCCTGCCGATCTGCCGCCCGAGAGCTCCATCGAGGGCGCCAAGAGCCGCTACACGCTCGTCGTGGAACTGGCCCGGCGCGAACGCCTCACCGTGCGGCAGCTGATCGGCCGGCTCGGCGGCGGACGCGGGCACCTCACCTTCGCCGGGACGCCCGAGCAGGTCGCCGACGCCATCGAGGAGTGGTTCACGCTCGGCGCCGCCGACGGCTTCAACATCATGCCCGCGGTCCTGCCGTCCGGCCTCGACGCCTTCGTCGACCACGTCGTGCCGATCCTGCGCACCCGCGGCCTGCTCCGAACGGAGTACGAGGACACCGGGGCGGAGGGCCGGCCCCGGCAGACCCTGCGCGAGAGATACGGACTGCCCCGCCCCGCCAACCAGTACGTCACCCCGGCGCCCTGCTCCCCGGCGCTCGCCCGCGTCTGA
- a CDS encoding ABC transporter ATP-binding protein — protein sequence MATHTEQLTSRPAPSTTAAPAAPAVRLRGLTRSFDGRTVLDDVDLDLPAGQLTALLGHSGSGKSTLLRAIAGLDHEVVGSGELNAPDRVSVVFQDSRLLPWRRVLDNVLLGTDGKEAAERGRAALAEVGLAGRERAWPNELSGGEAQRAALARSLVREPELLLADEPFGALDALTRIRMHGLLRELWERHRPSVLLVTHDVDEAIVLADRVLVLDQGRIGLDLAIDRPHPRSYRDPLLGEYRERLLAALGVTEDHTSQEAHTDQADRTGRKARTAQEDHQ from the coding sequence ATGGCGACGCACACTGAACAGCTGACGTCCCGACCGGCCCCGTCGACCACTGCGGCTCCGGCCGCCCCGGCCGTGCGGCTCAGGGGTCTCACCCGCTCCTTCGACGGGCGGACCGTCCTCGACGACGTGGACCTCGACCTTCCCGCCGGGCAGCTCACGGCCCTGCTCGGACACAGCGGCTCCGGCAAGAGCACCCTGCTGCGCGCCATCGCCGGACTCGACCACGAGGTCGTCGGCAGCGGTGAACTGAACGCCCCCGACCGGGTTTCCGTCGTCTTCCAGGACTCCCGGCTGCTGCCCTGGCGCCGTGTCCTCGACAACGTCCTGCTCGGCACCGACGGCAAGGAGGCCGCCGAGCGGGGCCGTGCCGCGCTCGCCGAGGTGGGCCTCGCGGGGCGCGAGCGGGCCTGGCCCAACGAGCTGTCCGGCGGCGAGGCCCAGCGTGCCGCCCTGGCCCGCTCCCTGGTCAGGGAGCCCGAACTCCTGCTGGCCGACGAGCCGTTCGGCGCCCTGGACGCGCTCACCCGGATCCGGATGCACGGTCTGCTGCGCGAACTGTGGGAGCGTCACCGGCCCTCGGTCCTCCTCGTCACGCACGACGTGGACGAGGCGATCGTGCTGGCCGACCGGGTCCTCGTACTCGACCAGGGCCGGATCGGCCTCGACCTGGCCATCGACCGCCCGCACCCGCGCTCGTACCGCGATCCGCTGCTCGGCGAGTACCGCGAACGGCTGCTCGCCGCGCTCGGCGTGACCGAGGACCACACGAGCCAGGAGGCCCACACCGACCAGGCGGACCGCACGGGCCGGAAGGCCCGCACAGCCCAGGAGGACCACCAGTGA
- a CDS encoding ABC transporter permease, with the protein MTTTTAATGTPTGATATAVSGNGGTGETATATEAAPLVRRTRRRRRALSPGKRLPASRLIGPVLFFALWAAASAAGQLDTNAIPAPWTVLRTAGQLWSDGTLPTDILTSLQRAGSGFALGLTAGVTLALTAGLSRVGEALIDGTVQLNRAIPTLGLIPLFILWLGIGETFKIAIIAIVVYIPIYLNLYSALSGIDHRFVELAEVQGLSKFRFIREIVIPGALPGFFVGLRLGVTGSWLGLVVLEQINATSGLGYMMFQAQNYGQTDVILVGLLIYGIFGLVSDSAVRLIERRVLSWRRTLNS; encoded by the coding sequence ATGACCACCACCACCGCGGCCACCGGCACACCCACCGGCGCCACCGCGACCGCCGTGTCCGGGAACGGCGGGACCGGCGAGACGGCCACGGCCACCGAGGCCGCTCCCCTCGTACGACGGACCAGGCGGCGCCGCCGCGCACTCTCCCCCGGCAAGCGGCTGCCCGCCTCCCGGCTGATCGGACCCGTGCTGTTCTTCGCGCTCTGGGCCGCCGCCTCAGCCGCCGGGCAGCTGGACACGAACGCGATCCCCGCGCCCTGGACGGTCCTGCGCACCGCGGGTCAGCTGTGGAGCGACGGCACGCTGCCCACCGACATCCTCACCTCGCTGCAGCGCGCCGGATCCGGGTTCGCCCTCGGGCTGACCGCCGGGGTGACGCTCGCGCTGACAGCCGGGCTCAGCCGGGTCGGCGAGGCACTGATCGACGGGACGGTCCAGCTCAACCGGGCGATCCCGACCCTGGGTCTGATCCCGCTGTTCATCCTCTGGCTGGGCATCGGCGAGACCTTCAAGATCGCGATCATCGCCATCGTCGTCTACATCCCGATCTATCTGAACCTGTACTCCGCGCTGTCCGGCATCGACCACCGGTTCGTCGAACTCGCGGAGGTCCAGGGGCTGTCGAAGTTCCGGTTCATCCGGGAGATCGTCATCCCCGGCGCGCTGCCCGGGTTCTTCGTGGGACTCCGGCTCGGCGTCACCGGCTCCTGGCTCGGTCTGGTGGTGCTGGAGCAGATCAACGCCACCAGCGGCCTCGGTTACATGATGTTCCAGGCCCAGAACTACGGCCAGACGGACGTGATCCTCGTCGGTCTGCTGATCTACGGGATCTTCGGCCTGGTGTCCGACAGCGCGGTCCGCCTCATCGAACGGAGGGTGCTGTCATGGCGACGCACACTGAACAGCTGA
- a CDS encoding ABC transporter substrate-binding protein produces MPPLSASGVDRRLFLSSLLGAAAAAGLSGCAGSSAADSGTKGSTSAPLADKVPSGTSLKISSYQGVQQLQFKLAGLTDLPFKVSSWANIGAGPDVINAFRSKSLDVANNAGIPPIQAHYQGYDAKIVAINITRKPNYLFATKPGSDIESVKDFKGRKLAFSQGQAQGVVLLRALKQAGLAYDDVELVPLTSNQFLTALQAGQVDIAPLANSQSPAYLKQYGSKGAHTIPTDVVDLLSLLWAPTSVLADKAKAAAVAAYIPRWAKGQVWAYEHPDVWNREFYVKTQNLSLAQAEAITELANKPLFPPSWDEAVKWEQETADLLAEGGFVKEFEVDSLFDRRFEGIAAKAVSAEYRK; encoded by the coding sequence ATGCCACCTCTGTCCGCGTCCGGAGTCGACCGGCGGCTCTTCCTCTCCTCCCTGCTCGGCGCCGCCGCCGCGGCCGGGCTCAGCGGTTGCGCGGGCAGCAGCGCCGCCGACAGCGGCACCAAGGGGTCGACGTCCGCCCCGCTGGCCGACAAGGTCCCCTCGGGTACGAGCCTCAAGATCTCCTCCTACCAGGGCGTCCAGCAGCTGCAGTTCAAGCTCGCGGGTCTGACCGACCTGCCGTTCAAGGTGTCCTCCTGGGCGAACATCGGCGCCGGTCCCGACGTCATCAACGCCTTCCGCTCCAAGTCCCTGGACGTCGCCAACAACGCGGGCATCCCGCCCATCCAGGCGCACTACCAGGGCTACGACGCGAAGATCGTCGCGATCAACATCACCCGCAAGCCCAACTACCTCTTCGCGACCAAGCCCGGCAGCGACATCGAGTCCGTGAAGGACTTCAAGGGCAGGAAGCTGGCCTTCTCGCAGGGTCAGGCCCAGGGCGTCGTCCTGCTGCGGGCACTCAAGCAGGCCGGGCTGGCGTACGACGACGTGGAGCTGGTGCCGCTGACCAGCAACCAGTTCCTCACCGCGCTCCAGGCGGGCCAGGTGGACATCGCCCCGCTCGCCAACAGCCAGTCGCCCGCCTACCTCAAGCAGTACGGGTCCAAGGGCGCCCACACCATCCCCACCGACGTCGTGGACCTCCTCAGCCTGCTGTGGGCGCCCACCTCCGTGCTGGCCGACAAGGCGAAGGCCGCCGCCGTCGCCGCGTACATCCCGCGGTGGGCCAAGGGCCAGGTGTGGGCGTACGAGCATCCCGACGTCTGGAACCGGGAGTTCTACGTCAAGACGCAGAACCTCAGTCTCGCGCAGGCGGAGGCGATCACCGAGCTCGCGAACAAGCCGCTGTTCCCGCCGAGCTGGGACGAGGCCGTGAAGTGGGAGCAGGAGACCGCGGATCTGCTGGCCGAGGGCGGCTTCGTGAAGGAGTTCGAGGTCGACTCGCTCTTCGACCGCCGCTTCGAGGGCATCGCGGCGAAAGCCGTCTCCGCCGAGTACCGGAAGTGA
- a CDS encoding ROK family transcriptional regulator: protein MPSSSLAPVRPVPRPRPAVDSDRRRTSASAVLRSVLGHGPVARSTVARLTGLSAASVTDHCARLTALGLIREAPEPRRSNGVGRPHVPVDLDDSRFVVGGIHVAVPYTTVALLDLRGRVVAERRLDHDGAAEPGRVLADAAAGLRALLTDAPRRTPLAVGIAAGGWVDRDSGTIVEHPLLGWREVPVREVIHAHTGLPVHVDGHARALVNGERMFGAVAREGLSVLHLFVGNVVDAAFATHDEVHHGPRSQAGSIAHLPLAGGTERCDCGRTGCLQAELSERTLCRRAREAGVIRTSNPMHVLAAAADGDALAVRLLLHRSRMTGRAVGLLLDVLNPDTVVVTEVGAIHREDCLAALREEVGSDRAAAVAPTSFPDSVLAVAGGSVALDVLYRDPLGVSPGRLRAASVPSPGPI, encoded by the coding sequence ATGCCCAGTTCCTCCCTCGCCCCCGTTCGCCCAGTACCCCGCCCCCGCCCGGCCGTCGACAGTGACCGCCGCCGGACCAGTGCCAGCGCCGTCCTGCGTTCGGTCCTGGGCCACGGTCCGGTGGCCCGCAGCACCGTCGCCCGGCTCACCGGCCTCTCCGCAGCCTCGGTCACCGACCACTGCGCCCGCCTCACCGCACTCGGCCTGATCCGGGAAGCCCCGGAACCCCGCCGGTCGAACGGGGTCGGCCGCCCCCACGTGCCGGTCGACCTGGACGACTCCCGGTTCGTCGTGGGCGGCATACACGTGGCGGTCCCTTACACCACGGTCGCCCTGCTCGACCTGCGCGGCCGGGTCGTCGCGGAGCGGCGGCTGGACCACGACGGCGCCGCCGAGCCCGGCCGGGTGCTCGCCGACGCCGCGGCCGGGCTGCGGGCCCTCCTGACGGACGCCCCGAGGCGCACCCCTCTCGCCGTGGGCATCGCGGCCGGCGGTTGGGTGGACCGGGACTCCGGGACCATCGTGGAGCACCCGCTCCTCGGCTGGCGCGAGGTCCCCGTGCGCGAGGTGATCCACGCGCACACCGGTCTGCCGGTCCATGTGGACGGCCACGCGAGGGCCTTGGTCAACGGGGAGCGGATGTTCGGGGCGGTGGCGCGCGAGGGCCTGAGCGTGCTGCACCTCTTCGTCGGCAACGTCGTTGACGCCGCGTTCGCCACCCACGACGAGGTCCATCACGGCCCCCGTTCGCAGGCCGGCTCGATCGCCCATCTTCCGCTCGCGGGCGGCACGGAGCGCTGCGACTGCGGCCGGACCGGCTGCCTCCAGGCGGAGTTGAGCGAGCGGACCCTGTGCCGGCGGGCCCGGGAGGCGGGGGTCATCCGTACCTCGAACCCCATGCACGTGCTGGCCGCCGCGGCCGACGGCGACGCGCTCGCCGTACGTCTGCTGCTGCACCGCTCGCGGATGACCGGCCGGGCCGTGGGGCTCCTGCTCGACGTGCTCAACCCGGACACCGTCGTCGTCACCGAGGTGGGCGCCATCCACCGGGAGGACTGCCTCGCCGCGCTGCGCGAGGAGGTCGGCTCCGACCGGGCGGCGGCCGTCGCGCCGACCAGTTTCCCGGATTCGGTGCTGGCCGTGGCGGGCGGCTCGGTGGCTCTGGACGTGCTCTACCGGGATCCGCTCGGCGTGTCCCCTGGCAGGCTCCGGGCCGCTTCGGTCCCTTCACCGGGGCCGATTTAA
- a CDS encoding biotin transporter BioY, translated as MTTAVAQTTPRQVLADLLPASRVRDIALVAGGAALTGLAAQIAVPVPGSPVPVTGQTFAALLVGTALGAGRGLSSLALYALVGLAGVPWFAGGGSGATVSFGYILGMLLAATVVGALARRGADRSVLRMAGTMLLGEAIIYAIGVPYLALAADMTTAQAVAAGLTPFLIGDALKAALAMGVLPAVWKLVRREN; from the coding sequence ATGACCACCGCCGTCGCCCAGACAACCCCGCGCCAGGTCCTCGCCGACCTCCTCCCCGCCTCCCGCGTGAGGGACATCGCACTCGTGGCGGGCGGCGCCGCACTCACCGGCCTGGCCGCCCAGATCGCGGTCCCCGTCCCGGGCTCCCCGGTCCCGGTGACCGGCCAGACCTTCGCCGCCCTCCTCGTCGGCACCGCGCTCGGCGCCGGCCGCGGCCTCTCCTCCCTCGCCCTGTACGCGCTGGTCGGCCTGGCCGGTGTGCCGTGGTTCGCCGGGGGCGGCTCCGGCGCCACCGTCTCCTTCGGCTACATCCTCGGCATGCTGCTCGCCGCGACCGTCGTGGGCGCCCTCGCCCGCCGCGGCGCCGACCGCTCGGTGCTCCGCATGGCGGGCACGATGCTGCTGGGCGAGGCGATCATCTACGCGATCGGCGTCCCGTACCTGGCCCTGGCGGCCGACATGACGACGGCCCAGGCCGTGGCGGCGGGCCTGACCCCGTTCCTGATCGGCGACGCCCTCAAGGCCGCCCTGGCGATGGGCGTGCTCCCCGCCGTCTGGAAGCTCGTCAGGCGCGAGAACTGA
- a CDS encoding BBE domain-containing protein codes for MTRKRLAGLKSVYDPANLFRRNYGVAAVSSRA; via the coding sequence TTGACGCGGAAAAGGCTCGCCGGGCTGAAGTCGGTGTACGACCCGGCGAACCTCTTCCGCAGGAACTACGGCGTGGCAGCGGTCAGTTCTCGCGCCTGA